In Odontesthes bonariensis isolate fOdoBon6 chromosome 20, fOdoBon6.hap1, whole genome shotgun sequence, a genomic segment contains:
- the LOC142369837 gene encoding zinc transporter ZIP12-like isoform X2, with protein sequence MRFRSTAPCFLLLLHLFLLGRALEGKRQNQGYLLEAVRALDLPLGSTSEPQLQKNKISVLIAKLLRHVHCAERTGITQDMCEKWLTPDVALSVLGDDGKVYLTEEDYQRISTVLLYYVINFQDLCVSNGASPSSLPSSSENFQFYLLALTNLHPAENNSFLSPSETESILQLINQHYHPSNENTSSDLQCIDAAHLLEDVDIEGNPGAAVTTVPRLAAAIISHILQGHCFRRRNLPSPAFFTDYIFQSLNCTSNLQIMDLQELLRRLGVGREGAAHSQARKRRSITACFSANQLVDIFALEPHLPISKEHFRQICPAIIQQLLGNACGTTEQKTRGSLPTAIEKYGYSTAAVLLITVGSMFGICLIFFNSCQETFTLILQLFVGLAVGTLSGDALLHLIPQILGLHDSTHSHDDEHFTEEKEYLWKILGLIAGIYGFFLIERIFSLLVPSHSHGHSSDLPLELNCNSESQRGKSISTIQLGPVDDLECTEMSPEHTDTSSPPRQRQGVPLLAVMVIVGDSLHNFADGLVVGAAFSSSAETGMATTVAILCHEIPHEMGDFAVLLSSGLSVKTAVMMNFLSALTAFMGLYIGLFVSSEAEVQQWIFSVTAGIFLYLSLVEMLPEMSRVKTNRPCLMFLLQNLGLLMGWACLLLLALFEHELKF encoded by the exons ATGCGCTTCAGGAGCACTGCTCCATGtttcctgctcctgctgcatCTTTTTCTGTTGGGGAGAGCTCTTGAGGGGAAAAGGCAGAACCAGGGGTACCTGCTGGAGGCTGTCAGGGCCTTGGACCTGCCTCTGGGAAGTACCAGCGAGCCTCAGCTCCAGAAGAACAAAATCAGTGTCCTTATCGCCAAGCTGCTCCGCCATGTGCACTGTGCAGAGCGGACCGGTATCACTCAGGACATGTGCGAAAAG TGGCTGACACCAGACGTAGCCCTCTCTGTGTTAGGGGATGATGGGAAGGTTTATCTCACTGAGGAAGACTACCAGCGGATCTCAACTGTTCTGCTGTACTATGTAATTAACTTCCAAGATCTGTGTGTGTCAAATGGAGCTTCCCCTTCATCCCTTCCCTCCTCATCTGAGAACTTTCAGTTCTATCTTCTGGCCCTCACCAATCTACATCCAGCTGAGAACAACAGCTTCCTGTCACCCAGTGAAACAGAAAGCATTCTGCAGCTCATCAACCAGCACTACCACCCCTCCAATGAAAACACTTCCTCTGATTTGCAA TGTATTGATGCAGCTCACCTCCTAGAAGATGTTGACATTGAAGGAAATCCAGGTGCTGCAGTGACTACTGTGCCCAGACTAGCAGCAGCCATCATCAGCCATATCCTGCAAGGCCACTGTTTCAGACGGAGGAACCTCCCATCGCCTGCTTTCTTTACAGACTACATCTTTCAGTCTCTAAATTGCACAAGTAACCTGCAGATTATGG ACCTGCAGGAGCTGCTTCGTCGGTTGGGTGTAGGACGCGAAGGAGCAGCGCACTCTCAAGCCAGGAAGAGGCGAAGCATCACA GCATGTTTTTCAGCCAATCAGCTGGTGGATATTTTTGCACTGGAGCCGCATTTGCCCATTTCCAAGGAGCATTTCAGACAAATTTGCCCTGCCATCATTCAGCAGTTGCTAGGCAATGCCTGTGGGACTACAGAGCAGAAAACAAGAGGGTCTCTGCCAACTGCCATCGAGA AGTATGGCTACAGCACAGCTGCTGTCCTGCTCATCACGGTTGGCTCCATGTTCGGTATCTGCCTCATCTTCTTCAACTCCTGCCAGGAGACCTTCACACTCATCCTGCAGCTGTTTGTCGGCCTGGCAGTGGGAACCCTCTCAGGAGATGCTCTCCTGCACCTCATACCACAG atcctTGGCCTCCATGACAGCACTCACAGTCACGATGACGAGCACTTTACTGAAGAAAAGGAGTATCTGTGGAAAATTCTGGGCCTGATTGCTGGGATTTACGGCTTTTTTCTTATTGAAAGAATATTCTCACTTTTAGTCCCATCTCACAGCCAC GGTCACTCCAGTGACCTTCCCTTAGAGCTGAACTGCAACAGTGAGTCACAGCGGGGGAAGTCCATCTCCACCATCCAGCTG GGACCGGTGGACGACTTAGAGTGTACAGAAATGTCTCCTGAACATACAGACACGAGCAGTCCTCCACGTCAGA GACAAGGGGTTCCTCTGCTGGCTGTGATGGTAATCGTGGGAGACAGTCTTCATAACTTTGCTGATGGCCTGGTTGTGGGAGCAGCTTTCTCCTCTTCAGCAGAGACCGGCATGGCGACCACTGTGGCCATCCTGTGCCACGAGATCCCGCACGAGATGG gTGATTTTGCAGTGTTGCTCAGCTCTGGACTCTCAGTGAAGACTGCTGTGATGATGAACTTCCTCAGCGCTCTAACGGCCTTCATGGGCCTCTACATCGGACTCTTTGTTTCCTCAGAGGCAGAAGTTCAGCAGTGGATCTTCTCTGTCACTGCTGGGATATTTCTCTATTTGTCGCTGGTAGAAATG CTTCCAGAGATGAGTCGAGTGAAAACCAACAGACCGTGTCTCATGTTCCTCCTGCAGAACCTCGGCCTCCTGATGGGTTGGGCCTGCCTTTTGCTGCTGGCACTCTTTGAACATGAACTCAAATTCTGA
- the LOC142369837 gene encoding zinc transporter ZIP12-like isoform X1, with product MRFRSTAPCFLLLLHLFLLGRALEGKRQNQGYLLEAVRALDLPLGSTSEPQLQKNKISVLIAKLLRHVHCAERTGITQDMCEKWLTPDVALSVLGDDGKVYLTEEDYQRISTVLLYYVINFQDLCVSNGASPSSLPSSSENFQFYLLALTNLHPAENNSFLSPSETESILQLINQHYHPSNENTSSDLQCIDAAHLLEDVDIEGNPGAAVTTVPRLAAAIISHILQGHCFRRRNLPSPAFFTDYIFQSLNCTSNLQIMDLQELLRRLGVGREGAAHSQARKRRSITVSSPNVAAHSQNSCNHETEGISRAWAQACFSANQLVDIFALEPHLPISKEHFRQICPAIIQQLLGNACGTTEQKTRGSLPTAIEKYGYSTAAVLLITVGSMFGICLIFFNSCQETFTLILQLFVGLAVGTLSGDALLHLIPQILGLHDSTHSHDDEHFTEEKEYLWKILGLIAGIYGFFLIERIFSLLVPSHSHGHSSDLPLELNCNSESQRGKSISTIQLGPVDDLECTEMSPEHTDTSSPPRQRQGVPLLAVMVIVGDSLHNFADGLVVGAAFSSSAETGMATTVAILCHEIPHEMGDFAVLLSSGLSVKTAVMMNFLSALTAFMGLYIGLFVSSEAEVQQWIFSVTAGIFLYLSLVEMLPEMSRVKTNRPCLMFLLQNLGLLMGWACLLLLALFEHELKF from the exons ATGCGCTTCAGGAGCACTGCTCCATGtttcctgctcctgctgcatCTTTTTCTGTTGGGGAGAGCTCTTGAGGGGAAAAGGCAGAACCAGGGGTACCTGCTGGAGGCTGTCAGGGCCTTGGACCTGCCTCTGGGAAGTACCAGCGAGCCTCAGCTCCAGAAGAACAAAATCAGTGTCCTTATCGCCAAGCTGCTCCGCCATGTGCACTGTGCAGAGCGGACCGGTATCACTCAGGACATGTGCGAAAAG TGGCTGACACCAGACGTAGCCCTCTCTGTGTTAGGGGATGATGGGAAGGTTTATCTCACTGAGGAAGACTACCAGCGGATCTCAACTGTTCTGCTGTACTATGTAATTAACTTCCAAGATCTGTGTGTGTCAAATGGAGCTTCCCCTTCATCCCTTCCCTCCTCATCTGAGAACTTTCAGTTCTATCTTCTGGCCCTCACCAATCTACATCCAGCTGAGAACAACAGCTTCCTGTCACCCAGTGAAACAGAAAGCATTCTGCAGCTCATCAACCAGCACTACCACCCCTCCAATGAAAACACTTCCTCTGATTTGCAA TGTATTGATGCAGCTCACCTCCTAGAAGATGTTGACATTGAAGGAAATCCAGGTGCTGCAGTGACTACTGTGCCCAGACTAGCAGCAGCCATCATCAGCCATATCCTGCAAGGCCACTGTTTCAGACGGAGGAACCTCCCATCGCCTGCTTTCTTTACAGACTACATCTTTCAGTCTCTAAATTGCACAAGTAACCTGCAGATTATGG ACCTGCAGGAGCTGCTTCGTCGGTTGGGTGTAGGACGCGAAGGAGCAGCGCACTCTCAAGCCAGGAAGAGGCGAAGCATCACAGTAAGTTCACCGAATGTAGCTGCGCATTCGCAAAACAGCTGCAACCACGAAACTGAGGGAATAAGCAGAGCTTGGGCACAG GCATGTTTTTCAGCCAATCAGCTGGTGGATATTTTTGCACTGGAGCCGCATTTGCCCATTTCCAAGGAGCATTTCAGACAAATTTGCCCTGCCATCATTCAGCAGTTGCTAGGCAATGCCTGTGGGACTACAGAGCAGAAAACAAGAGGGTCTCTGCCAACTGCCATCGAGA AGTATGGCTACAGCACAGCTGCTGTCCTGCTCATCACGGTTGGCTCCATGTTCGGTATCTGCCTCATCTTCTTCAACTCCTGCCAGGAGACCTTCACACTCATCCTGCAGCTGTTTGTCGGCCTGGCAGTGGGAACCCTCTCAGGAGATGCTCTCCTGCACCTCATACCACAG atcctTGGCCTCCATGACAGCACTCACAGTCACGATGACGAGCACTTTACTGAAGAAAAGGAGTATCTGTGGAAAATTCTGGGCCTGATTGCTGGGATTTACGGCTTTTTTCTTATTGAAAGAATATTCTCACTTTTAGTCCCATCTCACAGCCAC GGTCACTCCAGTGACCTTCCCTTAGAGCTGAACTGCAACAGTGAGTCACAGCGGGGGAAGTCCATCTCCACCATCCAGCTG GGACCGGTGGACGACTTAGAGTGTACAGAAATGTCTCCTGAACATACAGACACGAGCAGTCCTCCACGTCAGA GACAAGGGGTTCCTCTGCTGGCTGTGATGGTAATCGTGGGAGACAGTCTTCATAACTTTGCTGATGGCCTGGTTGTGGGAGCAGCTTTCTCCTCTTCAGCAGAGACCGGCATGGCGACCACTGTGGCCATCCTGTGCCACGAGATCCCGCACGAGATGG gTGATTTTGCAGTGTTGCTCAGCTCTGGACTCTCAGTGAAGACTGCTGTGATGATGAACTTCCTCAGCGCTCTAACGGCCTTCATGGGCCTCTACATCGGACTCTTTGTTTCCTCAGAGGCAGAAGTTCAGCAGTGGATCTTCTCTGTCACTGCTGGGATATTTCTCTATTTGTCGCTGGTAGAAATG CTTCCAGAGATGAGTCGAGTGAAAACCAACAGACCGTGTCTCATGTTCCTCCTGCAGAACCTCGGCCTCCTGATGGGTTGGGCCTGCCTTTTGCTGCTGGCACTCTTTGAACATGAACTCAAATTCTGA